A genomic region of Anomaloglossus baeobatrachus isolate aAnoBae1 unplaced genomic scaffold, aAnoBae1.hap1 Scaffold_4446, whole genome shotgun sequence contains the following coding sequences:
- the LOC142279931 gene encoding cytokine receptor-like factor 3 gives CQVDDDFVAQDYRLQYRKNPCGHFEDAYVGSECEFIVLHIDSSVDYQFRVCARGDGRQEWSPWSVPQLGHTSMVPHEWSPGLDGYSLSSRRNIALRNDAPQNHVLYSKAATYHPGQTLTFRVEASGVLDRRDSIGVCVEREEGLDSLQRDRAVCISSSGAVYVNGKEMTNQLPPISSGSTITFDMVLVSLGANEGPHQRRRVTIGSGNREVVFDWLLEQSCDSLYFGCSFFHPGWKVLVF, from the exons tgtcaggtgGATGATGACTTTGTGGCTCAGGATTACCGTCTTCAGTACCGTAAGAATCCATGTGGCCACTTTGAGGACGCCTATGTAGGCAGCGAATGCGAGTTCATTGTTCTCCACATTGACTCCAGCGTTGACTATCAGTTCCGGGTGTGTGCCCGGGGAGATGGTCGGCAGGAGTGGAGCCCATGGAGCGTGCCACAGCTGGGTCACACCTCCATGGTCCCACATG AGTGGAGTCCAGGACTGGACGGTTACAGCCTCAGCAGCCGCAGGAACATCGCCCTACGCAACGACGCACCGCAGAACCACGTCCTGTACTCTAAGGCTGCCACGTATCACCCCGGCCAGACGCTCACATTCAG GGTGGAGGCTAGCGGTGTCCTGGACCGGAGGGATAGCATTGGAGTCTGTGTGGAGAGAGAGGAAGGACTGGACTCCTTGCAGAGAGACCGGGCCGTGTGCATCAGCTCCAGTG GTGCTGTTTatgtgaatgggaaggagatgaccaATCAGCTGCCGCCTATCTCCTCGGGATCCACCATCACCTTTGACATGGTGCTTGTCAGCTTGGGAGCCAACGAGGGGCCACACCAAAGGCGCAGAGTGACTATTGGCTCTGGAAACCGGGAGGTGGTCTTTGATTGGCTGTTAGAGCAGTCATGTGACTCTTTGTATTTCGGATGCTCATTTTTCCACCCGGGCTGGAAGGTTCTGGTGTTCTAG